From a single Cyclobacterium marinum DSM 745 genomic region:
- a CDS encoding OmpA/MotB family protein, whose protein sequence is MWNKIIFRSIVLIIPLWYACVPQKKYNEVNIRNAEMMRSLRTTENKLDSTNNSLETFIKKADKLEEDLEASNRKNEALEAKLERAIATSSSVQQELTAKEQRMMEQQERLDLLQNLLDEQRAVMEGLKTTIDKALVQYRSDELQVFEQDGKLYVSLQDKLLFPSGSATVNKDGKEALSKLAAVINNSPDIQILVEGHTDNVPIRGRFEDNWALSTARATAIVRVLTNSYDVQPERVTAAGRSFYYPKASNETPEGRAKNRRTEIILTPQLNELFQLLR, encoded by the coding sequence ATGTGGAACAAGATAATTTTTCGAAGCATTGTATTGATAATACCTCTGTGGTATGCATGTGTACCGCAAAAGAAATACAATGAAGTAAACATAAGGAATGCAGAAATGATGCGTTCTTTAAGAACGACTGAAAACAAGCTAGACAGCACCAATAATAGCCTTGAAACGTTTATTAAAAAAGCTGATAAGCTGGAAGAAGATTTAGAGGCGTCCAATAGAAAAAATGAAGCATTGGAGGCTAAACTTGAAAGGGCCATTGCAACTTCATCTTCTGTGCAACAAGAGCTTACTGCAAAGGAGCAAAGGATGATGGAACAACAGGAAAGGCTAGATCTTTTGCAAAACTTGCTGGATGAACAAAGAGCAGTTATGGAAGGCCTTAAAACAACGATTGATAAAGCCTTGGTTCAATACCGATCTGATGAACTCCAGGTATTTGAGCAGGATGGAAAACTTTATGTGTCCTTGCAAGATAAATTATTGTTTCCTTCAGGTAGTGCCACAGTAAATAAAGATGGAAAAGAAGCTTTGAGCAAATTGGCCGCCGTGATAAACAATAGTCCGGACATTCAAATATTGGTGGAAGGACACACTGATAATGTCCCAATTAGGGGCCGGTTCGAAGACAATTGGGCATTGAGCACAGCCAGGGCAACAGCAATTGTTCGCGTCTTGACCAATTCCTATGATGTGCAGCCGGAACGTGTAACAGCTGCCGGAAGGAGTTTTTATTACCCCAAAGCATCTAATGAAACCCCTGAAGGAAGGGCAAAAAACCGGAGGACAGAAATCATTCTTACCCCCCAATTAAATGAATTGTTCCAATTGCTGAGGTAA
- a CDS encoding pseudouridine synthase — protein MSFSYYIIYKPFGVLSQFSGEGKTLGSLGDFPSDVYPVGRLDKDSEGLLILTNDKRLNHLLLDPTYLHERTYWVQVEGEITAQAILSLEQGVMISVNKKPHKTLKAKAKILQGIESLLPERDPPIRFRKNVPDTWVAISLKEGKNRQVRKMTAAVGFPTLRLVRWSVENLTIEGFETGEVRSFDQDTIYSSLGISTKTQPENPFKSTKIKKTKKKKRF, from the coding sequence ATGTCATTTAGTTATTATATCATTTATAAACCTTTTGGTGTCTTGAGTCAATTTAGTGGTGAAGGAAAAACCCTTGGTTCACTTGGAGACTTCCCTTCGGATGTTTATCCTGTAGGTAGGTTAGACAAAGACAGCGAAGGCTTATTAATCTTGACCAATGACAAAAGGCTCAATCATTTATTACTTGACCCCACCTATCTACATGAAAGAACTTATTGGGTGCAAGTAGAAGGGGAAATCACAGCACAAGCCATACTAAGTCTGGAGCAAGGGGTAATGATAAGTGTTAATAAAAAGCCCCACAAAACCTTAAAAGCCAAGGCGAAAATCCTTCAAGGTATTGAATCACTTTTGCCCGAAAGAGACCCACCCATACGCTTCAGAAAAAATGTACCAGACACTTGGGTAGCAATTAGTCTTAAAGAAGGTAAAAATAGACAGGTAAGAAAAATGACCGCCGCTGTGGGCTTTCCTACGCTGCGACTCGTTAGGTGGTCAGTAGAAAATTTAACAATCGAAGGTTTTGAGACAGGAGAAGTTAGGTCATTTGACCAAGATACCATTTATTCTTCTTTAGGGATTTCAACAAAGACACAACCCGAAAATCCCTTTAAAAGCACCAAAATTAAAAAAACAAAAAAGAAGAAAAGGTTCTAA
- a CDS encoding AAA family ATPase, giving the protein MHQEKIQEVINEVKKIVVGQEKMVNRLLIGLFTNGHILLEGVPGLAKTLTVNTLSKVLHLDFKRIQFTPDLLPADLIGTMIYNQLNANFEVKKGPIFSNIILADEINRSPAKVQSALLEAMQEKQVTIGENTFSLDKPFLVLATQNPVDQEGTYPLPEAQVDRFMMKVNIEYPSKADELEVMRRMTNSKFTSEVRPILNKEEIFDIRSAINEVQIAEALENYIIEIVFSTRFPEKYGMHEEAKYIQFGASPRASINLNLAAKANAFMQGRDYVLPEDIKEVAEDVLNHRIILNYEAEADNVSTRDLINKILDKIPLNKSATLQ; this is encoded by the coding sequence ATGCATCAGGAGAAGATTCAGGAAGTTATAAATGAAGTAAAAAAGATTGTAGTTGGTCAGGAAAAGATGGTCAACAGACTCTTAATTGGCTTGTTTACCAATGGACATATTTTATTAGAAGGGGTACCTGGGCTAGCCAAAACCCTTACCGTTAACACACTTTCCAAAGTGCTTCATCTGGATTTTAAACGAATTCAATTTACCCCTGATTTGTTACCTGCCGACTTGATAGGTACCATGATCTACAATCAGTTGAATGCAAATTTTGAAGTAAAAAAGGGACCGATATTTTCCAATATAATTTTAGCAGATGAGATCAATAGATCTCCTGCGAAAGTACAATCAGCATTGCTCGAAGCAATGCAGGAAAAACAAGTTACCATCGGAGAAAACACCTTCTCTCTCGACAAGCCATTTTTGGTTTTGGCAACACAAAATCCTGTAGACCAGGAGGGGACTTATCCACTACCTGAAGCCCAGGTAGATAGATTTATGATGAAGGTGAATATAGAATACCCTTCAAAGGCTGATGAATTGGAAGTGATGCGGAGAATGACCAATTCCAAATTTACTTCTGAGGTACGTCCAATTTTAAACAAAGAGGAAATTTTCGATATAAGATCCGCTATCAATGAAGTTCAAATTGCAGAGGCCTTAGAGAATTACATCATTGAGATTGTCTTTTCCACTAGGTTTCCTGAAAAATACGGCATGCATGAGGAGGCCAAATACATTCAATTTGGCGCCTCGCCCAGGGCATCGATTAACCTAAACCTTGCGGCCAAGGCCAATGCTTTTATGCAGGGTAGGGATTATGTATTGCCGGAAGACATTAAAGAGGTGGCTGAAGATGTACTTAATCACAGGATTATTCTCAATTATGAAGCTGAAGCGGACAATGTAAGCACCCGAGATCTGATCAATAAAATTCTAGATAAAATACCTTTGAACAAATCGGCTACATTACAGTAA
- a CDS encoding sensor histidine kinase, translated as MNKNKLYWLLQIFGWLSFALVNLFFVSMARGITPIQIGAYFSLAIVYFVSTHFFRYQIKHNSWLEFPTTKLISHVLTAVLILSLMNTLSQILINWIFGTLHYPQDFRPLVLLVNLFTSFLYYSLWSLLYFLFYFLDNYNSSLQYQARINEIKLIHLRNQLNPHFIFNALNSVRALVDEDPIKAKSAITQLSNILRYSLVVDKHKTIPLSEEMKTVKDYLNLESIRFEERLKVIYDVEPKTNQYRIPPMMLQTIVENAIKHGISNLMKGGIIEVKCTVGLLDDLYIWVRNSGQLKPSGTPKKKGEGHGIANTIQRLKLIFGNKASFKIFNYGNEFVVTEIKIPKQKG; from the coding sequence ATGAATAAAAACAAGCTATATTGGTTGTTACAAATTTTTGGTTGGCTGAGCTTTGCTTTGGTCAACCTGTTTTTTGTATCCATGGCTCGCGGTATTACCCCCATTCAGATTGGTGCCTATTTTTCTTTGGCCATTGTCTATTTTGTCTCCACACATTTTTTTAGATATCAAATTAAACACAATAGTTGGCTTGAATTCCCTACCACCAAGCTGATAAGCCATGTATTGACGGCTGTTTTGATCCTGAGCTTAATGAATACCCTTTCACAAATCCTGATCAATTGGATTTTTGGCACCTTACATTATCCTCAAGATTTTAGACCTTTGGTCTTGTTGGTCAATCTGTTTACCAGCTTTCTTTATTATTCCCTGTGGTCCTTGTTATATTTTCTATTCTATTTTCTGGACAACTACAATTCCAGCCTACAATACCAAGCCAGAATCAATGAAATCAAATTGATACACCTTCGCAACCAGTTAAATCCTCATTTTATCTTTAATGCACTGAATAGTGTCCGTGCATTGGTAGATGAAGACCCAATTAAAGCCAAATCTGCCATTACCCAACTGTCCAATATTTTAAGGTATTCCTTAGTGGTGGACAAGCACAAAACCATTCCCTTATCTGAAGAAATGAAGACGGTGAAAGACTACTTGAACCTTGAATCCATTCGTTTTGAGGAGCGGTTAAAAGTAATTTACGATGTAGAACCCAAGACCAACCAATACCGTATTCCACCTATGATGCTTCAGACAATTGTTGAGAATGCCATCAAACATGGCATTTCAAATTTGATGAAAGGAGGAATTATAGAAGTCAAATGTACAGTAGGGCTGTTAGATGATTTATACATTTGGGTAAGAAACAGTGGGCAATTAAAACCTTCCGGAACACCCAAGAAAAAGGGAGAGGGGCACGGTATTGCCAACACCATTCAACGGTTAAAACTTATTTTTGGAAACAAGGCCTCTTTCAAGATTTTCAATTATGGAAATGAATTTGTGGTTACAGAAATAAAAATACCAAAACAAAAAGGTTAA
- a CDS encoding LytR/AlgR family response regulator transcription factor has protein sequence MRVLVVDDERLARKELISLLSQNDNIEILGEAPNVDEAKEKIESLQPDVVFLDIQMPEKTGFDLLEELDYVPLVVFITAYDEFALQAFQVNALDYLLKPIEPDRLTETLKKLEKKLEELKKEEALEVDLPKDKLSLNDQVFVKDGDKCWFVKLANVRLFESDGNYIKVYFEKNKPMIHKSLNALDERLDEKSFFRASRKHIINLSWVESIEPWFNGGLVVTLKGGERIEVSRRQAARFKDLMSL, from the coding sequence ATGCGCGTATTAGTAGTAGATGATGAAAGATTGGCTAGAAAAGAGCTTATCAGCTTACTTAGTCAAAATGACAATATTGAGATTCTAGGGGAGGCACCAAATGTGGACGAGGCCAAAGAAAAAATAGAATCCCTACAACCTGATGTTGTGTTCTTGGATATTCAAATGCCTGAAAAAACAGGTTTTGACCTACTTGAGGAGTTGGACTATGTCCCTTTGGTGGTATTTATTACCGCTTATGATGAATTTGCCTTACAGGCTTTTCAAGTTAATGCCTTGGATTATTTACTGAAGCCAATTGAGCCGGATAGATTAACAGAAACGCTTAAAAAACTCGAGAAAAAGCTTGAGGAATTAAAAAAAGAAGAGGCTTTGGAGGTTGATTTGCCTAAGGACAAACTTTCCTTAAACGATCAGGTTTTTGTTAAAGATGGCGACAAATGTTGGTTTGTAAAATTGGCAAATGTAAGGTTGTTTGAATCTGATGGTAATTATATCAAAGTATATTTCGAGAAAAATAAACCAATGATTCACAAGTCATTGAATGCATTGGATGAGCGATTGGATGAAAAGTCTTTCTTTAGAGCTAGCAGAAAACATATCATAAACTTAAGTTGGGTAGAAAGTATCGAACCTTGGTTTAATGGTGGGCTGGTAGTGACATTAAAGGGAGGAGAACGGATTGAAGTAAGTAGAAGGCAGGCCGCTAGATTTAAAGACCTGATGAGTTTATAA
- a CDS encoding LytR/AlgR family response regulator transcription factor translates to MKEERILIVEDDVNISENIEEILQLLGYVNIDIANSANQAIKVVKKYRPDMVFMDIKLKGDKDGIELGEIIQQMVDAPIVYVTSYSDPAIIERAKRTHPAGFIVKPFNSNDIHAMVEIVLYNQRTRPALSESASSKIAESPYLVVDAVYIKADNSFERVDYSDIYYVEANGNMVTIFSKNRNFTIRKSMKDMEEKLPSNLFLRVQKSYIVQLAQIESFNTKEINLKTGDVVQVGRQYYNSFLAKLNTITES, encoded by the coding sequence ATGAAAGAAGAACGGATACTGATCGTTGAGGACGATGTAAATATTTCCGAAAATATTGAAGAAATATTACAACTTTTAGGTTATGTAAATATTGATATTGCCAATTCTGCAAACCAAGCCATCAAAGTAGTAAAAAAATACCGCCCGGACATGGTATTTATGGATATCAAGTTGAAAGGAGATAAGGATGGCATTGAGTTGGGGGAAATAATCCAGCAGATGGTGGATGCTCCTATTGTATATGTAACCTCTTATAGTGACCCTGCCATCATAGAAAGAGCAAAAAGAACACACCCCGCCGGGTTTATTGTGAAACCTTTCAATAGCAATGACATCCATGCCATGGTTGAAATTGTTTTATATAACCAAAGGACAAGGCCGGCTTTATCTGAGAGTGCTTCTTCAAAAATAGCAGAAAGCCCTTATTTGGTAGTAGATGCAGTTTATATCAAAGCTGACAATAGTTTTGAAAGGGTAGATTACAGCGACATCTACTATGTGGAAGCAAATGGTAACATGGTGACGATATTCTCTAAAAACAGAAATTTTACCATTAGGAAATCAATGAAGGACATGGAAGAAAAACTGCCTTCAAATTTATTCTTGAGGGTTCAAAAGTCATATATAGTCCAACTGGCACAGATAGAAAGCTTCAACACCAAAGAAATTAACCTAAAAACAGGTGATGTTGTTCAGGTGGGAAGACAGTATTACAACAGCTTCTTGGCAAAACTCAACACCATTACTGAAAGTTAA
- a CDS encoding PhoH family protein — MAKKATSSTSKIFVLDTSVILYDHHSIMNFEEHDIVIPITVLEELDQFKKGNDTKNFESREFIRLLDKLSKDQMIQNWTPLNGKNKGSFKIMMNPENKLNANEIFGEEKNDHKILNAALSLKQTETNRKVILVSKDINLRLKAKSLDIAAEDYETGKIKNISEIENTGKGIIDNLDNEIIDDLYEKGNLTGARVFGKRKKNLPENNTFYILKGLESNASILAFYHAEQNDFSKISKTKAYNISPKNAEQAFALNAILDPNIKLMTIQGVAGTGKTLLALAGALEQRKDYKQIFLARPIVPLSNKDIGYLPGDIKSKLNPYMEPLWDNLKFIQNQYQETDKEYQRINDMINQEKLVIQPLAYIRGRSLSNIFFIVDEAQNLTPHEVKTIITRAGENTKIIFTGDVFQIDTPYLDSQSNGLSYLIDRVRKHPLYAHIKLEKGERSELANLANDLL, encoded by the coding sequence ATGGCAAAAAAGGCAACAAGTAGTACCTCGAAAATTTTTGTTCTCGATACATCGGTGATTTTATATGATCACCATTCCATTATGAACTTTGAAGAACATGATATAGTCATCCCAATAACTGTATTGGAGGAACTGGATCAGTTTAAAAAAGGAAATGATACCAAGAATTTTGAATCCCGAGAATTTATCCGGCTTTTAGACAAACTTTCTAAGGATCAGATGATTCAAAATTGGACACCTTTGAACGGTAAGAATAAGGGCTCCTTTAAAATCATGATGAACCCGGAAAATAAGCTCAACGCAAATGAAATTTTTGGAGAAGAAAAGAATGACCATAAGATTCTAAATGCAGCATTAAGTCTTAAACAAACCGAAACCAATAGAAAGGTTATCTTGGTAAGTAAGGACATCAACTTAAGGTTGAAAGCCAAATCTTTGGATATTGCAGCAGAGGATTATGAAACGGGCAAAATCAAAAATATAAGTGAAATTGAAAATACCGGTAAAGGGATTATTGACAATTTAGACAATGAGATAATCGACGATTTGTATGAAAAAGGCAACCTTACAGGAGCAAGGGTTTTTGGGAAAAGGAAAAAAAACTTGCCGGAAAACAATACCTTTTATATTTTAAAAGGCCTAGAAAGCAATGCTTCAATTCTTGCTTTTTATCATGCTGAGCAAAATGATTTTTCGAAAATTTCTAAGACTAAAGCTTACAATATAAGTCCTAAAAATGCAGAACAGGCATTTGCATTGAATGCTATATTGGATCCCAATATTAAGTTGATGACCATTCAGGGGGTAGCCGGAACAGGCAAAACCTTGCTTGCCCTTGCCGGAGCTTTGGAGCAGCGGAAAGATTATAAGCAAATATTTTTAGCAAGACCAATTGTACCGTTAAGCAATAAAGATATTGGGTATTTGCCTGGGGATATTAAGTCTAAGCTAAATCCATATATGGAACCCCTTTGGGACAATTTAAAGTTTATCCAAAACCAATATCAAGAAACGGATAAAGAATACCAAAGAATAAACGACATGATCAATCAAGAAAAATTGGTCATTCAACCGCTTGCTTATATTCGTGGACGCAGTTTGTCCAATATTTTCTTTATTGTGGATGAAGCCCAGAATTTAACTCCTCATGAAGTGAAGACCATTATAACCAGAGCTGGAGAGAATACAAAAATAATTTTTACCGGTGATGTTTTTCAGATTGACACGCCCTATCTTGATAGTCAAAGCAATGGACTTTCTTACCTTATCGATAGGGTGAGAAAACACCCTTTATATGCACACATTAAACTTGAAAAAGGAGAAAGGTCTGAATTGGCCAATTTAGCCAATGACTTACTCTAA
- a CDS encoding pyrophosphohydrolase domain-containing protein, producing the protein MKDPKTLTAVANFHQTFKHPILPSPEIPDESRCKLRVSLIAEELKELEEAIANDDLVEVADALCDIQYVLSGAVLEFGLADQFKTLFDEVQRSNMSKACKNEKEAMDTVAHYQAKGTDCYYVKSDDVFLIYRKEDNKTLKSINYSPADLSSILKNS; encoded by the coding sequence ATGAAAGATCCCAAGACTTTAACAGCTGTAGCCAATTTTCACCAAACTTTTAAACACCCAATTTTGCCTTCACCGGAGATACCTGATGAATCCCGCTGCAAACTACGGGTATCTTTAATCGCAGAAGAACTAAAGGAACTAGAAGAAGCAATTGCCAATGATGACTTGGTGGAAGTCGCTGATGCACTTTGTGACATTCAGTATGTACTATCAGGTGCCGTATTGGAATTTGGCTTGGCAGATCAATTCAAAACGCTATTTGACGAGGTGCAACGTTCTAATATGAGCAAGGCCTGTAAAAATGAAAAAGAGGCAATGGACACTGTTGCACATTATCAAGCTAAGGGCACAGATTGTTATTACGTTAAATCTGACGATGTATTTCTCATCTACCGCAAGGAAGACAATAAAACCCTGAAATCAATTAACTATTCCCCTGCTGATTTAAGCTCTATTCTAAAAAATTCTTAA
- a CDS encoding helix-turn-helix domain-containing protein: MIYTGKQNEYFEIQSIDSSNCRHLLESQPEVLKLIWFTSDNNKLLIDGIPYTFNKNELLSLSQLNKLEYEKINSINLLRFNRQFYCILDHDSEVSCKGVLYYGAATPPIIKAADKELEILETAWKMAVLEFEMKDDLQLEMLQMMLKRILILCTRIFKRQKFHESPTPKQNDLFREFNYLVETHFREKHTVAEYSEMLFKAPKTISNTFKKLCEKTPLQVIQERIVLEARRMLYYTDKDVSEIGYELGFQDIQSFSRFFKKQEGLSPTDFREKK, encoded by the coding sequence ATGATATATACAGGCAAGCAAAACGAATATTTTGAAATTCAATCCATTGACTCTTCTAATTGTAGACACCTGTTAGAAAGTCAGCCGGAGGTTTTGAAATTGATCTGGTTTACCTCAGACAATAACAAATTACTGATAGATGGGATTCCTTATACTTTCAATAAAAATGAGCTGCTAAGCTTGTCCCAGCTCAATAAGCTGGAATATGAGAAAATCAATTCAATCAACCTACTAAGGTTCAATCGGCAGTTTTATTGCATTTTGGATCACGACAGTGAGGTAAGTTGTAAGGGAGTGTTGTATTATGGAGCGGCTACTCCGCCCATTATTAAGGCAGCCGACAAGGAACTGGAAATATTGGAAACCGCCTGGAAAATGGCAGTTCTGGAATTTGAAATGAAGGATGATCTTCAGCTGGAGATGCTTCAAATGATGCTCAAAAGGATACTTATTCTATGTACCCGTATTTTCAAGAGGCAAAAATTTCATGAAAGCCCTACGCCCAAACAAAATGATTTGTTTAGGGAGTTTAACTATTTGGTAGAAACGCATTTCAGAGAAAAACATACTGTGGCCGAATATTCAGAAATGCTATTTAAAGCCCCTAAAACCATCTCTAATACCTTCAAAAAGTTATGTGAGAAAACACCGTTGCAGGTCATTCAGGAAAGAATTGTTCTTGAAGCACGAAGGATGTTGTATTACACCGATAAGGATGTTTCTGAGATTGGCTATGAATTGGGTTTTCAGGACATACAATCTTTTAGCAGGTTCTTCAAAAAACAAGAGGGGCTGTCTCCTACAGATTTTAGGGAGAAAAAATAA
- a CDS encoding type II toxin-antitoxin system RelE/ParE family toxin: protein MKLSIRYSLRARQEEMELLDYVLQNFGKKKTKEIYLLLEKRLDQLSESPEMYRESNKRKGLRKCIFSKQTSIYYRIKEDHIEIVSFRPNRKNPNKFMV, encoded by the coding sequence TTGAAATTATCAATCCGCTATTCTCTCCGTGCCAGGCAAGAAGAAATGGAATTGCTTGATTATGTTCTTCAAAACTTCGGAAAGAAGAAGACAAAGGAAATATATTTACTTCTTGAAAAAAGACTGGATCAGTTATCAGAATCTCCTGAGATGTACCGTGAATCTAATAAAAGGAAAGGTTTAAGAAAATGTATCTTTAGTAAACAGACGAGCATATATTACCGGATCAAAGAAGATCATATTGAGATCGTAAGCTTTAGACCTAACCGTAAAAATCCCAATAAATTTATGGTTTAA
- a CDS encoding S9 family peptidase, with protein MKRYYKIQAFLVYVLLFTTSGLAQDNKKLTLEAVIKDQVFAPKTVQGINWMKDGKYYSSLKMVAGFPQVVRINVATGEESEVLIDGRELGLNFSNYAFNPEESMALLTSEVEPIYRRSTKAIYHLLDLKTGSLKELENGDKISYATLSPDNQKVAYVKENNLYYLDLKTNNKVQVTRDGAKNAIINGAADWVYEEEFSMSKAFFWSNDGNKLAYIRFDEREVPVFNMQKWGALYPEDEHFKYPKAGEKNAIVSIQIYNLEKEQTQTVDTGADTDIYLPRMYWAEDNNTLAVIRLNRLQNQMDILFADSQTGESKNILSETSDTYVDMDYNDNFLFLPNGEGFIGTSEKDGFKHVYQYDLEGKLIRQITKGEWEVTELVAVDSKAGKVYYVSTEQSPLERHFYSINLNGKKKKLLTPQEGTHSINMSPDQQYYIDAYSTVTQPLQVVLSDKEGKEIKVLEDNNALQEKMKEYAYLPKEFFDFKTIDGTSLNGYMIKPVTFDPSKTYPVLMYVYGGPGSQNVMNNWGSTRDWWHQHLAAEGYIVVGIDNRGTGGRGRDFKHSTYNQLGKLETEDQIAGAKYLAELPYVDASRIGIWGWSYGGYMSSLALMIGNETFKTAMAVAPVTSWRYYDTIYTERFLQTPQLNPAGYDDFSPINHVNKLYGNFLLVHGTGDDNVHFQNSVALVDALIAADKQFDSFYYPNRNHGIHGGNTTWHLYKMLTNYVKDKL; from the coding sequence ATGAAACGATACTATAAAATACAGGCCTTTTTGGTCTATGTCTTACTCTTTACAACTAGTGGATTGGCACAGGATAATAAAAAATTAACTCTTGAAGCGGTCATTAAGGACCAGGTGTTTGCCCCTAAAACAGTTCAAGGCATCAATTGGATGAAGGATGGGAAATACTACAGCAGTTTAAAAATGGTAGCAGGATTTCCACAGGTAGTAAGGATTAATGTGGCGACAGGGGAGGAGAGTGAAGTACTGATAGATGGTAGGGAATTGGGACTCAATTTTAGCAATTACGCCTTCAATCCGGAGGAAAGCATGGCCTTACTTACATCTGAAGTAGAACCGATCTATAGGCGATCCACCAAAGCAATCTATCATTTGCTTGACTTGAAAACAGGCAGCTTAAAAGAATTGGAAAACGGGGATAAAATCTCCTATGCCACCCTGTCTCCTGACAATCAGAAAGTCGCCTACGTAAAGGAGAATAACCTCTACTACTTGGATCTAAAAACCAATAATAAGGTTCAAGTGACCAGGGATGGTGCCAAGAATGCAATTATCAATGGGGCTGCGGATTGGGTTTATGAAGAGGAATTCTCTATGTCCAAGGCCTTTTTCTGGTCCAATGATGGCAATAAACTGGCCTATATACGATTTGACGAAAGAGAAGTGCCTGTCTTTAACATGCAAAAATGGGGAGCTTTGTATCCGGAAGATGAGCATTTTAAATATCCCAAAGCCGGAGAGAAAAATGCAATCGTTAGTATTCAAATTTATAACCTTGAAAAGGAGCAGACCCAAACTGTAGATACCGGTGCTGATACAGACATTTATCTGCCCAGAATGTATTGGGCAGAAGACAACAATACCCTTGCTGTTATTCGATTAAACAGGTTGCAAAATCAGATGGACATCTTGTTTGCAGACAGCCAGACAGGAGAATCAAAAAACATTCTATCCGAAACATCGGACACCTATGTGGACATGGATTACAATGACAATTTCCTCTTCCTTCCTAATGGAGAAGGGTTCATTGGCACCTCTGAAAAAGATGGGTTCAAACATGTTTATCAATATGACTTGGAAGGAAAGCTAATCCGCCAAATTACCAAAGGAGAATGGGAAGTAACCGAGTTGGTGGCTGTGGACAGCAAAGCAGGAAAAGTGTACTATGTTTCTACCGAACAGTCTCCATTGGAGAGACACTTTTATTCCATCAATCTTAATGGAAAAAAGAAAAAACTACTTACTCCTCAAGAAGGCACCCATTCTATTAATATGAGTCCCGATCAGCAGTATTACATCGACGCTTACAGCACCGTTACGCAGCCATTGCAGGTTGTTTTGAGTGATAAAGAAGGGAAAGAAATTAAGGTGTTGGAAGACAATAATGCACTTCAAGAGAAAATGAAGGAATATGCCTATCTCCCAAAGGAGTTTTTTGACTTTAAAACCATTGATGGTACCAGCTTGAATGGCTATATGATAAAGCCTGTAACTTTCGATCCATCAAAAACCTATCCTGTGCTCATGTACGTTTATGGTGGACCGGGTTCTCAGAATGTTATGAACAACTGGGGAAGTACCCGTGATTGGTGGCACCAGCACTTGGCAGCCGAAGGGTATATCGTGGTAGGCATTGACAATAGAGGCACCGGAGGAAGAGGTAGGGACTTCAAGCACAGCACTTACAATCAGTTGGGAAAACTGGAAACAGAAGACCAAATCGCAGGAGCGAAATACCTCGCGGAACTGCCTTATGTGGATGCAAGCCGTATTGGTATATGGGGTTGGTCTTATGGAGGCTATATGTCTTCGCTGGCACTGATGATCGGTAATGAAACTTTCAAAACAGCCATGGCAGTAGCACCGGTAACCAGCTGGAGGTACTATGATACCATATATACCGAGCGCTTTTTACAGACCCCTCAGCTAAACCCCGCCGGATACGATGACTTCAGCCCCATCAATCATGTAAACAAGCTATATGGTAACTTCCTGTTGGTACATGGAACGGGCGATGACAATGTGCACTTTCAAAACAGTGTTGCTTTGGTGGATGCTCTTATCGCTGCAGACAAGCAGTTTGATAGTTTTTACTATCCCAATAGAAATCACGGGATTCACGGTGGAAATACCACCTGGCACCTGTATAAAATGCTGACCAATTACGTGAAAGACAAATTGTAA